Genomic DNA from Thermosipho ferrireducens:
TGGACAAGTATCCTGTTACTATAAACATCCCGGACACTCATATAGATATAAGCCCGGAAAACTGGCAAATAACACTGTCTGGAATATTTGTCACTAATTTTACAGTTGATGCTACCAATCTCAAAGTTGTAAAAAACATTGAGGTTACATCAGGTGGAGCGACAGTAGCATCTGGAGATCCTGTTGTGTTTGATTCAAGTAAAATAATAACAGTAAGTAATGGATTAGATGTAACTGGAACTATTACGTTAAAAGGGACACCTGTCGATATAGATTTAAAAACTCCTATAACTTATGAGATAGTACCCGACATCAATATTGAGAGTATTAAAAACTATCCTGTTGACACGGCTCTTTTTATTCCTTTACCGGATAACGTTGATATGACAAAAATAGGTACCGGAACTTTTAATGTGGAATTTCTGGGAATAACGATAAATGAAGCAACAGGAACGCTTACTGATGGCACAATTACAAGAAATGTCCAGATTTCTGGAAACGTTCTTTCAATTGACGCTGCGGGTATAGAATTGCCAGCGACGTTGACTTTAAATCAGATATCTGCATCTGTAGATAATGGTGTTTCCAAAATAGATTACACCGGTCATCTTTCCAATGATTTTGCTATTGAGAAAGTAGTTGTATCACCAACACTTCTTGCAAGTGCTGCTCAAAATGTGAATATTGATGTTTCTGATTTAGCTCAATTTGTCAATTCACTGGATGCGACAATTGTGATAAATGTGTCTTATGTTGCTACAGGGATATCGAATTTAACAATAAGTGCCACCTCTAATATTCTGGAAGATAAGACAATTGTTATTAGTGGAACAGGAGAATCTTCTATAACAAATGATGTTAAAACTATAGATTTTTCTACATTAAACAGTATAGATTTTTCAATAGAAGCTTCTGGGGATCTGGTTCTTTCAAATATAGAGAAAGGAAAAGATTATGGAGTGGATGTTACGATAACCATGCCTATTTTCGAAGTGGATAAAGTAGACCTGAAAGGTCAAAAATATACATTTGGTGATCCTATCACATTATTTGACTTTTCAAATCTTGGGCAGGATTTAGAATTTTTGAAAAATATGGATCTGGCGTTTAGTGCACCTGTGACATTTAAATCTACAAATACTACTATTGAAGCTACCATTACACTTGATATAAGCGGAACGCCTGTATCTATTTCTATAGGTGGTTCTACGGATATTTCAGAAATTATAAAACAAGTGTTAAAGGATGGTGCGTTATTAACCCTCTCAATTTCAATAGAAACTTCACAGGGGATTTTAAGTAAAGATTCTGAATTTGGTGTTGATACCAGTCTTATATTTGCATTCGAAGGAACCCCTAATGTAAATACTGTTGTTGCAGATGGTTATGTGGATCTTTTGGATTTGAAAGGGCTGGCGGAAATTATAGATTCTGCCACTTTAACGTTTGCATACTGGAAAAATACCACTGGATTGAAAACTGTATTCAACATAGGTGGTATAAACTTTAATATTGGTACTGCAACTCCTGCTTTGAATTTAAATAAGGAACAAATAAATTCACTGGCAAGTGATAATACATATTATTCGATAATTTTACCAGCTGGTGAAAAAGTGAGTTTAAATGCGGATGGGTGCATAGACGTAGCACCGTATATATCAGTGGATCTTACTGTAGCTACGCAGGTAACATTTTAAAGAGGAGGTGTTAACATGGTTAGAAAAATAATAATAAGCGTGATTTTGATATTAGTTTATTTAAGTGTTTTTGCTCTTCCATACTCACCATTTGGAGTATTTGGAAATCCAGGGATTGTCTTTAAGGATTTCTGGTTAATGGGAATGAGTGGGTATGGAGATTTTACGATGAACCAAAAACTTTTTTCCCTGGAAGGTTTGAATGCGCTTCTTAATGAAGGAGTAGTAGATTTAAATGAAGTAAGACAGGTGAAAGTAGCTTTTCGAGCAGATGCGGGATTGTACAGTGTATTTAAAATCTGGAAACTGGGAGTTTCTTCTTATTTAACTTTAAATACTGATTTACTTTTTGCTTTGCCAGATGAAGTTACAAGCTTTATAAAAGACAACATCAATATTTCTAAAACTTATGCTGCCACAGATTCTAATTTTTTATTTTCAGAAGCATACCTTGATCTTGGCATAAATATTCACTTTGGGGATTTTTTCATAGGCCCCGTTCTTTATTTACCAATACTTTATGTAGATAAAGAGAATACTCTTTTAGATTTTATGTATACTTCATCAGCATCTCCTGCTGAGGCTCAATTATTACTGGATGCAAATATAAGTATTTATTCAGCGATTTTGCTGGATCAATATGGTCTTAGCGTTAAAGCACTTTCTACAGCAAGTAAAAAATCTCTTGGATTAGGTTTGAATATAGGATATGCTGGTAAAAATTTCGGAATAGCTCTCAAGAATTTTCCTTTAAAAGTTCCAGAAATAGATTATAACGCTGAGGTAAATGCATATGTAAATTTTACTTATACAGGTAATGGAACTGATATAACAACTTCTTCCACTGCAAATACACTTATAACTGATTTTGTAAAAACTGCAACTTCTTTAGTAGTCGAAAGGCAACCTGAAATTACGTCCTATTTAATCTTTGGTTCGGGATTTAAAGTAGGATTCCTTGGAAGATATAGAATAGATGGAATATGGAATGTTAAATCGTTTGTGATGCTTGACCTGGCATTGTTAAAAGCATATTATTCTCTTGAAGTGGGAAATATTTTGCCAGGATATATTCATACAATAGGTGCAATGCTCGATATGCATTTCATGTTCCTTGATATTTCAGGAACCATGATAGCAGATGATCTTGTGCCAGGACCTGGTACACGTCCAGGGTATGGAATAAAGGTAAATTTTGGCATGGGGATATAAAAATTGGCGAGAGTTGGCAAGATTGGCAAGAATTAGCCCCCAACCTTGTCATTTCGAGGAACGCAGTGACGAGAAATCTTGAGCTGGCAGGATTAGCAAGATTGGCGAGATTAGCGAGAATTAGTAAAAAAAATAAGACTCGCTTTGCCTGGAATGATAAGAAAATGGCGAGATTGACAAGACCTGTCCTGAGCACGGAGTGCAAAGGATCTTGCGGGAATTAGCGAGGTTGGTAAAAGGGAATGAAAAATAAAATGGTGTTTCATTACCTGACAGAGACTAATATTTTTTAGATATATACAATTGGAGATATGTATGATATACTATGTTTGAGAATTTTTAATTAGAAGGAGTGTTGAGAGATTATGCACGATCACGAACATGAACATCATCATGAGGAAGAGCATCTTGAAGCGTTTACTCTCTTTGATGAAGCTGGCAACGAGCATCATTTTGTTCTTCTTGCTGAGCTTGAGAAGGAAACGCAAAATTATTGGGTATGTGAAGAAATTTTTGTAGAGAATGAAGAGATTAAGGATTTCGGAGATTTGTATCTTTTTAAAAAGGCGACAGAT
This window encodes:
- a CDS encoding DUF1292 domain-containing protein yields the protein MHDHEHEHHHEEEHLEAFTLFDEAGNEHHFVLLAELEKETQNYWVCEEIFVENEEIKDFGDLYLFKKATDEEGNVYLDSIEDENEFNEVIKIWEDMTSEEIVEDDSENVDN